One genomic segment of Caldimonas brevitalea includes these proteins:
- a CDS encoding cyclic nucleotide-binding domain-containing protein, which translates to MNFDQLVIAIQSLNTEDAFRPRLDVQQWRTISQYLTRHDVRTGDLVIRQGDHDRTMYFLAQGSMQVYVSGATPGSTKVAILRPGAVFGEPSLFADCGRAANVEAMTPGVIWALRLPRFDELALRVPPIALELLRAAGAVMTARMQAMLARQMPMA; encoded by the coding sequence GTCGCTCAACACCGAGGATGCGTTCCGTCCGCGTCTCGACGTGCAGCAGTGGCGCACCATCTCGCAGTACCTCACGCGCCACGATGTGCGCACCGGTGACCTCGTGATCCGCCAGGGCGACCACGACCGCACCATGTACTTCCTGGCCCAGGGCTCGATGCAGGTCTATGTCAGCGGCGCCACGCCGGGCTCGACCAAGGTGGCCATCCTGCGCCCGGGGGCGGTGTTCGGCGAGCCCAGCTTGTTCGCCGACTGCGGCCGTGCGGCCAATGTCGAGGCGATGACCCCGGGGGTGATCTGGGCCTTGCGCCTGCCCCGTTTCGACGAACTGGCGCTGCGAGTGCCACCGATCGCGCTCGAACTGTTGCGTGCCGCGGGTGCCGTGATGACGGCCCGCATGCAGGCGATGCTGGCCCGTCAGATGCCGATGGCCTGA